The Pochonia chlamydosporia 170 chromosome Unknown PCv3seq00008, whole genome shotgun sequence sequence GAGTAGGGCTCTTCCAAATATTGCTACACGCCAGATCTACATACAAATATCATGCAAGAAATCAAAATATCAAAAAACACCTCTCTATCACCTCAGAATTAGGAGCGTTGTGGTGCATGGAAGTGTTTAGATACTCATGACTTCTCACCGTAGGCCAACGGCCACGTTCCTGGTGAGCCCTTAAATGTAGTCGCAGTTGTGGACGCTTCCATTACGAATGAAGGTCGATCTAGAAGCAGTTAAAAAATGGCAATGATGACGTTGAACATGAGGACAGAGCCACAAAACACCCCCAAAGTGCAATCATACTGACTACATGAGACCATGCCCTCCTGCCAACCCATACGCGTGGCCTGCCATGTCCCACAGACCCTGACCTCCAGCAATAGCTCGAATATGCTGTTTACCCCCTCAAATATGGAGCCTCATATGGGCAATGTTGACATTTCCAAGTTCCCGGAATACAAATTAAAATGGCAGTTACACCGCTGTCTGTCTAGTCTATGCAATCACCCAAAACGCCCCGCCTAATGCTTTGATACTTtcttccatcccatcccctATTCTATGTGTTTCATATTACCCTCGTTATGACCACTAGGAGAATGAGTATGACTCCAGTACGTAATGGCTATACTACCATCCTTTTCTACAGCCAGTCTCTTCTTGCACACCTTCGCATTGAAGCTATTCGACACCACCCAACACACGTTGCGAACGTGTTCACCATCCGACCCCCAACTATATGGATAGACAACATGACcaggcagcaacaccacctcGTCATCCTTGCTTTTCTCACCTTCAAACTCAACGCTCGTAGCGTGCTCCCTCACAGCATCCTTCATAGCCTCTTTATCCGCCTCGTATTCCGTGATAGCAGCGCGCAGCGCCACCGGCCCAGTTATAGTCTCTGCGGGCTTCACTCTCGTCCATCTCCATTTGTTCTCAATCATCTTATACCTCTGCTTGACCTCGTTCATTATGACTAGGAAAAATGGATGGCCGGGAGACGCCGCCATCCAGGCGTTTGGAATAGAGTGCTCGAAACTGGGGTCCGTACCCATGCGACCGAACATCGCTGTATTGTTCTTTCCTTCAGACTCTTGAAAAAGCTGTCCGTAGGTCGGTTGGAGAGCTTCGGTTGATCGGAGACATTCCGTATCCAGATCGGCGTAGACACTACAACTTTTGGTAAGTGCCGAGTCAAACGCATAAAGTTGTCACATTGAGCTTACGTACCCTCCGTAGATATACATGTAGAGATATCGCGCCAAGTCGGCACGGTAAATTTCACTAGGTAGTCCCCGGTAGGTGTGTTCCAACCATGGGAAATGCCTTTGGACAAGTTGAAGGTTGTCGTCATCAGTCCATATTACCCATTCCCAATCGGGGTGGTTCCGGCGACATGACCGACTCCACGACTGGAATTTTCTAGGCAGCTGTAAGGATACCCAACTTTGGTGGAAGATTTTAGGTATCCGGCCATTTGTGTAGGTCGGCGGGCGAGAGA is a genomic window containing:
- a CDS encoding glycosyltransferase family 32 protein (similar to Thielavia terrestris NRRL 8126 XP_003652912.1); its protein translation is MIRSSGVALRSCAVLVIVIVSLHLLWFNLPNDYKSAFQLDTPTPTPTPTPEQKENDDDVEYPNEPLAKQIKASELLSRPPTYTNGRIPKIFHQSWVSLQLPRKFQSWSRSCRRNHPDWEWVIWTDDDNLQLVQRHFPWLEHTYRGLPSEIYRADLARYLYMYIYGGVYADLDTECLRSTEALQPTYGQLFQESEGKNNTAMFGRMGTDPSFEHSIPNAWMAASPGHPFFLVIMNEVKQRYKMIENKWRWTRVKPAETITGPVALRAAITEYEADKEAMKDAVREHATSVEFEGEKSKDDEVVLLPGHVVYPYSWGSDGEHVRNVCWVVSNSFNAKVCKKRLAVEKDGSIAITYWSHTHSPSGHNEGNMKHIE